Proteins encoded in a region of the Elaeis guineensis isolate ETL-2024a chromosome 7, EG11, whole genome shotgun sequence genome:
- the LOC140859338 gene encoding uncharacterized protein, translating into MADCVDRIGVFHAFLVVHVFLLLHFFFLPFFPFRNFLPSPLSLSPLRPDPHRPPPPRPLHRANARIEDEDLGLLLIRVDQAVGVVVAGESKVRMAGDVEGVVAALMGKLVERPSGEAEEQQREGRDNDEGHIEEGVEDDKVMDNVGEGAEDRPLEAVRGDGLLDLAQCEWGFLRQRPSE; encoded by the exons ATGGCGGACTGCGTGGACCGCATAGGTGTTTTCCACgcatttctcgtggtccacg TAtttcttcttctccattttttttttcttcccttcttccCTTTCAGAAACTTTCttccctcccccctctccctctctccccttcGACCAGATCCTCACCGTCCACCTCCCCCACGGCCTCTTCATCGTGCGAATGCCCGCATCGAAGATGAAGATCTAGGCCTGCTCCTGATCCGAGTAGATCAGGCCGTAGGGGTCGTAGTGGCAGGTGAATCGAAGGTACGGATGGCCGGAGATGTTGAAG GCGTGGTGGCCGCACTTATGGGCAAACTAGTAGAGAGGCCAAGCGGTGAGGCAGAAGAGCAGCAGAGAGAGGGTCGAGATAACGACGAGGGCCACATAGAGGAGGGCGTCGAAGACGATAAGGTCATGGACAATGTAGGAGAAGGAGCGGAGGATAGACCACTTGAAGCAGTGCGGGGGGATGGCCTTCTTGATCTGGCACAATGTGAATGGGGGTTTCTCCGTCAGCGACCGTCGGAGTGA
- the LOC105048853 gene encoding uncharacterized protein produces the protein MLLSSIMTGPGRRHSRGRQQAPLDDTHPHFSILHDVSEDLNETQLPESTEPPSAQPELAQPEAMVPQHHPLTGTQHRRAVRGPSRGLVLEKYVHTHNEKPKVHIFRDHPVGTEASIVANEISLYMWNHFSWAAESFKHVAPRYRDALVSHIRDNIDFEDCTDEEVTACILKMAANRYRDRRCRLHKYCNELQAKGIDPVTQPYRNWAGSSDDWRWLCEHFGSEAFQRRSEANKVNRSKIDSIHTQGSASFAQGMKRMGLSGVDAYAKFYQNKSGEFVTEEARQRHEKMLELREQATTEVGSDGDTGSQHVCLMTDDTILDTVLGWQLGSGHSMRSKKSRSSLSGRSDDASVPEAVRTSMSMMQDQISYWMNRSQTLERIVAAVAGRLGIDASELAPLQSHDAASAPPSRHVSGQGSTPRGGNEANESDHT, from the exons catcatgactggtcctggacgtagacattcacggggtaggcagcaggctccgcttgatgatacacatcctcactttagcattttgcatgatgtgTCAGAGGATTTAAATGAGACTCAGTTGCCCGAGTCCACAGAGCCgcctagtgctcagccagagcttgcccagccggaggccatggtaccgcagcatcatccccttacag gaacacagcatcgacgtgcagtgcgtggtcctagtaggggtcttgttttggaaaaatatgtgcatacacacaatgaaaaaccgaaggtacatatatttcgagatcatccggttggcacagaggctagtatcgtcgcaaatgagatcagtttgtatatgtggaatcatttttcgtgggctgctgaaagtttcaagcatgtagctcctcgataccgtgatgctctagtctctcacatcagg gataatattgacttcgaggattgcactgacgaagaagtgacggcatgtattctcaaaatggccgcaaatagatacagagatcggcgatgtaggcttcataaatactgcaatgagctgcaggcgaaggggattgatcctgtgacccagccatacagaaattgggctgggtctagtgacgattggcggtggttatgtgagcattttggaagtgaggcatttcag cgacgatcggaggcgaataaggtgaataggagcaagattgattctattcacacgcaaggaagtgcctcttttgcacagggaatgaagaggatg ggactatccggagtcgacgcctatgctaaattctatcaaaacaagagtggcgagttcgtgaccgaggaggcgaggcagcgtcat gaaaaaatgttagaattgagagagcaggcgacgacggaggtgggatctgatggtgatactggatcgcagcatgtttgtttgatgacagatgatacgattttggataccgtcctcgggtggcagctaggatctggtcatagcatgcggtccaaaaaatcacgcagttcgttatccggccggtctgatgatgcatcggtgccagaggcagttaggacatccatgagcatgatgcaagatcagattagttactggatgaatcgtagtcaaacgctcgagaggatcgtagctgcggtggcgggacggctcggtattgatgcttctgagttagcacctctacagtcacatgatgccgcctctgcaccaccatcgcgacatgtatcgggtcagggatcgacgcctagaggagggaacgaggccaatgagtcagatcatacttag